A single Bacteroidales bacterium DNA region contains:
- the gmd gene encoding GDP-mannose 4,6-dehydratase, which translates to MSSQKVALITGITGQDGAYLAEFLLKKGYIVHGTKRRSSLFNTERIDHLYLDPHVENRNFILHYSDLTDSSNLIRIIQETQPDEIYNLAAMSHVKVSFDTPEYTANADGIGTLRMLEAIRILGLINKTRFYQASTSELYGLVQEVPQSEKTPFYPRSPYSVAKLYAYWITVNYREAYNMFACNGILFNHESPIRGETFVTRKITRAVARIALGLQDKLFLGNIDSKRDWGHAKDYIRAMYLILQQDQPEDFVIATGITTPIREFVRMAFAEIGIEIGFTGSDVNEKGYIKSCSNPDYTLPVGKEILAVDPRYFRPTEVDLLIGDPTKARTKLKWEPEYDLKALIKDMMHSDIKLMHKEVYLKNGGYQTLNYFE; encoded by the coding sequence ATGAGCTCTCAAAAAGTTGCACTGATAACAGGGATAACCGGACAGGACGGCGCTTATCTGGCAGAATTCCTGTTAAAAAAAGGATACATCGTTCACGGTACCAAACGAAGAAGTTCACTTTTTAATACGGAAAGAATAGACCACCTTTATCTCGATCCTCATGTTGAAAACAGGAACTTTATTCTTCATTACAGCGATTTAACCGATTCAAGCAATCTCATCCGGATTATCCAGGAAACGCAGCCTGATGAAATATATAATCTTGCTGCCATGAGCCATGTAAAAGTTAGTTTCGACACTCCTGAATATACCGCCAATGCCGATGGCATCGGCACACTGAGGATGCTGGAGGCTATCCGCATCCTTGGCCTGATCAATAAAACAAGATTTTACCAGGCTTCCACAAGCGAGCTTTACGGGCTGGTTCAGGAAGTTCCCCAGAGTGAGAAAACGCCGTTTTATCCAAGGAGCCCTTATTCAGTTGCCAAACTTTATGCTTACTGGATTACGGTAAACTACAGGGAAGCTTATAATATGTTTGCCTGTAACGGTATCTTGTTTAACCACGAATCACCCATCAGGGGTGAGACTTTTGTTACAAGAAAAATAACCCGCGCAGTTGCACGTATTGCCCTGGGTTTGCAGGATAAACTGTTCCTCGGAAACATTGATTCAAAAAGGGACTGGGGACATGCCAAAGATTATATAAGGGCAATGTACCTGATCCTTCAGCAGGATCAACCTGAAGATTTTGTTATTGCAACAGGTATAACAACTCCCATCAGGGAATTTGTAAGGATGGCCTTCGCTGAAATTGGGATTGAAATTGGATTCACCGGATCTGATGTTAACGAAAAAGGATATATAAAATCATGTTCAAATCCTGATTATACCCTTCCCGTCGGAAAAGAAATCCTGGCTGTTGATCCCCGTTATTTCAGACCCACTGAAGTAGATCTGCTGATTGGCGATCCGACAAAGGCCCGGACTAAGCTCAAATGGGAACCTGAATATGATTTGAAGGCGCTTATAAAAGATATGATGCATAGCGATATAAAATTGATGCATAAAGAGGTATATTTGAAGAATGGCGGATACCAGACTTTAAACTATTTTGAATAG